The following are encoded together in the Prosthecobacter sp. SYSU 5D2 genome:
- a CDS encoding type IV secretion system DNA-binding domain-containing protein produces MFSFLKFLTAAALATFGIWYAMVKHDIQDINEVTGGVAFITVLGAFVLLKWQPDLSKKEYIVQYKNLKWLPGEFTRHWLITGDTGVGKTTSGFNPLLHQISMSRPNWGGLILGAKGDEHFFAMEHAAGHGRPEAICVLAVRPDRLDRSWKPKERYNLVSDPRLPYTTHAKNLVDTGASLTEGEQSSFFKPAAQQALTSAFELLETLGRPVNVLRAYEILTDSSALEKIFEELLDTDSTPERIKLAKYFDQTFLSAKAAEQKEGLVGTLKVMLGFFTHPDIAEVFCSDEPNTIDITDVDKGRIFCTALPQTFQTERRYINTYIKLLFYTHAMMRFDKPKSERKGENLLIALMDEFQALATASEDGISDHNVIDRLRAANCCLILGMQSDASLFPVLGKETAQVLTLNCRSRIAFRQPDPEGALAVAEFIAKVEKKKVSKSSGFMGKDASKTVNKEWDYEVQPGELMKMPDATAWIIHPSKKKIKMRIPAMDGAGKIPDWWK; encoded by the coding sequence ATGTTCTCCTTTCTAAAATTCCTCACCGCCGCCGCCCTGGCCACCTTTGGCATCTGGTATGCCATGGTCAAACACGACATCCAGGACATCAACGAGGTCACGGGCGGTGTGGCCTTCATTACCGTGCTGGGCGCCTTTGTGCTGCTGAAGTGGCAGCCGGACCTCAGCAAAAAGGAATACATCGTCCAGTATAAAAACCTGAAGTGGCTGCCGGGGGAGTTCACCCGCCACTGGCTCATCACCGGGGATACCGGTGTGGGCAAGACGACCTCCGGTTTCAATCCCCTCCTGCATCAGATCAGCATGAGCCGGCCCAACTGGGGCGGCCTCATCCTCGGTGCCAAAGGCGATGAGCACTTCTTCGCCATGGAGCACGCCGCCGGCCACGGCCGCCCGGAGGCCATCTGCGTGCTCGCCGTCCGCCCGGACCGCCTGGACCGGAGCTGGAAGCCCAAGGAGCGCTACAACCTCGTCTCCGATCCCCGTCTCCCCTACACCACCCATGCCAAAAACCTGGTGGACACTGGCGCCTCGCTCACGGAGGGGGAGCAGTCCTCCTTCTTCAAACCCGCCGCCCAGCAGGCTCTCACCAGCGCCTTTGAACTCCTGGAAACCCTCGGCCGCCCCGTCAACGTCCTGCGTGCCTATGAGATCCTGACAGACAGCAGCGCCCTGGAAAAAATATTCGAAGAGCTGCTGGATACCGACAGCACCCCGGAGCGCATCAAGCTGGCCAAATACTTCGACCAGACCTTCCTCAGCGCCAAGGCCGCCGAGCAGAAAGAAGGTCTTGTCGGCACCCTCAAGGTCATGCTCGGCTTCTTCACCCACCCGGACATCGCCGAGGTCTTCTGTTCAGACGAGCCGAACACCATTGACATCACGGATGTGGACAAAGGCCGCATCTTCTGCACCGCCCTGCCGCAGACCTTCCAGACGGAGCGCCGCTACATCAATACCTACATCAAGCTGCTCTTCTACACCCACGCCATGATGCGCTTCGACAAACCCAAGTCCGAGCGCAAAGGAGAGAACCTTCTCATCGCCCTCATGGATGAGTTTCAGGCCCTGGCCACCGCCAGTGAGGACGGCATCTCCGACCACAACGTCATTGACCGTCTGCGGGCCGCCAACTGCTGCCTCATCCTCGGCATGCAGAGCGATGCCTCCCTCTTTCCCGTGCTTGGCAAGGAGACCGCCCAGGTGCTCACGCTGAACTGCCGCTCCCGCATCGCCTTCCGCCAGCCGGATCCCGAAGGCGCGCTCGCCGTGGCCGAGTTCATCGCCAAAGTGGAGAAGAAAAAAGTCTCTAAATCCTCCGGTTTCATGGGCAAGGACGCCAGCAAAACGGTGAACAAAGAATGGGACTACGAAGTCCAGCCCGGCGAGCTCATGAAGATGCCGGATGCCACCGCCTGGATCATCCACCCCTCCAAAAAGAAGATCAAAATGCGTATTCCTGCCATGGATGGCGCCGGCAAGATCCCCGACTGGTGGAAGTAA